DNA sequence from the Schistocerca serialis cubense isolate TAMUIC-IGC-003099 chromosome 9, iqSchSeri2.2, whole genome shotgun sequence genome:
GGTTGTTCGCCTCGCCACTGTCAGCGTCTATAACATCTTCGCTGTGCATGGTGGATAACATTGTTTTTCTATTTCTCCTATTTTATGTATGTGCAAATCAAGCAGTTGTTGCTTGGTTTTTCACCAAATGCGAATATGCTGCTGTTTAGTTCCCTACACTTTAGGTCCAGAAGCCCCAGTGAAATTTCACTTTTATTCTTCCGCAGAGTGAGTCACTGATTGGCATACATTTCGTTCGCCAATGGTATAGATGTAAACTACTTGTCCATCGTCACGTTTCTGCCTGTTTTGTCATTCGGTTGAATCAATCCTAACAACACATTCTCTGCATAATTGGGTACCTGATATGACCCAGGTGGCTGTTTGCCTGCATATACTTCCATACCTAGCGTATAAAACGTTCTGGCATCACAGAGCGCATAACAGTTGATGCCATATTTTGCGCGCTTGTTTGGTATATACTGCTC
Encoded proteins:
- the LOC126419597 gene encoding uncharacterized protein LOC126419597, with protein sequence MLDPFRGRYKFEQYIPNKRAKYGINCYALCDARTFYTLGMEVYAGKQPPGSYQVPNYAENVLLGLIQPNDKTGRNCRELNSSIFAFGEKPSNNCLICTYIK